From one Odontesthes bonariensis isolate fOdoBon6 chromosome 14, fOdoBon6.hap1, whole genome shotgun sequence genomic stretch:
- the LOC142399018 gene encoding 5'-AMP-activated protein kinase subunit gamma-2-like isoform X3, with protein sequence MLEKLELDDDAAEPESDIYMRFMKSHKCYDIVPTSSKLVVFDTALQVKKAFFALVANGVRAAPLWDTEKQSFVGMLTITDFIIILHRYYKSPMVQIYELEEHKLETWREVYLQATFKPLVNISPEASLFDAVYTLIKNKIHRLPVIDPVTGNALYILTHKRILKFLQLFMCEMPKPAFMKQTLGELGIGTYHEIAFIHPDTPIIKALNIFVERRVSALPVVDDSGKVVDIYSKFDVINLAAEKTYNNLDITVTQALKHRCQYFEGVMKCHKMETMETIVDRIVKAEVHRLVVVDERSSIEGIVSLSDILQALVLSPADACKEENLTD encoded by the exons ATGCTGGAGAAACTTGAACTGGATGATGATG CTGCTGAGCCCGAGAGTGATATTTACATGCGCTTTATGAAATCCCACAAGTGCTATGACATCGTCCCAACAAGCTCCAAGTTGGTCGTGTTCGACACGGCGCTCCAA GTTAAGAAAGCGTTCTTCGCCTTGGTGGCCAACGGCGTGCGAGCCGCTCCACTGTGGGACACGGAGAAGCAAAGCTTTGTGG GGATGCTGACAATCACAGATTTCATCAtcatactgcacagatactataAGTCACCAATG GTGCAAATTTATGAATTAGAGGAACACAAGCTTGAGACTTGGAGAG aggTTTATCTTCAAGCGACCTTCAAGCCGCTGGTTAACATATCACCGGAAGCAAG CCTATTTGATGCTGTGTATACCCTCATCAAAAACAAAATTCACCGCCTGCCTGTCATTGACCCTGTCACAGGGAATGCACTTTATATTCTCACACACAAGAGGATACTCaagttcctccagctgttt ATGTGTGAAATGCCAAAGCCAGCTTTCATGAAGCAGACTCTGGGTGAGCTGGGCATTGGTACATACCATGAAATTGCTTTCATCCACCCGGACACACCCATCATCAAAGCACTCAACATCTTTGTGGAGAGACGAGTGTCTGCTCTGCCTGTGGTGGATGACTCGG GCAAAGTTGTGGACATTTACTCCAAGTTTGATGTGATT AACTTGGCCGCAGAGAAGACGTACAACAACCTGGACATTACAGTGACGCAGGCTCTGAAACATCGCTGTCAGTACTTTGAAGGAGTCATGAAGTGCCACAAAATGGAGACGATGGAGACCATCGTGGACAGAATAGTCAAAGCTGAA GTGCATCGGTTGGTGGTGGTGGACGAGCGCTCCAGTATCGAGGGCATTGTGTCCCTGTCCGACATCCTCCAGGCGTTGGTGCTCAGCCCTGCAG ATGCCTGTAAGGAGGAGAACCTGACTGACTGA